A single region of the Salvia miltiorrhiza cultivar Shanhuang (shh) chromosome 8, IMPLAD_Smil_shh, whole genome shotgun sequence genome encodes:
- the LOC130998196 gene encoding uncharacterized protein LOC130998196 produces MTPDFWTELRDYWHQPEVEAVSNRARANRMSEPDGEGTGISRHVGGSQSTRILQQYMGLEPDFSQDSPNYATFLRLHMYPDGSFTSLRDARIDAEVHQLAAATGRQDRLDEVYLEVVHLDRSRIYDVGSAGQSQASRGSIRSTGSSAVSQQLYETRISTLEERLAAEQAQRQQMEDRMAAEQAQRQQMEERMAAEQAARQQMQDRMAQLEAFMRMYNAQPPPGPDADDDDDDDDDDDDA; encoded by the exons ATGACTCCCGATTTTTGGACTGAACTCCGGGATTACTGGCATCagcccgaggttgaggctgtttcaaatcgagcacgtgccaaccggatgtccgagcccgatggggagggtacagggatcagtaggcacgtgggcgggtcccagtcgactcgtatcctgcagcagtatatg GGCTTGGAGCCTGATTTTTCCCAGGATtcaccgaactatgccaccttcctccgcctccacatgtaCCCCGACGGAAGTTTTACGTCTCTGAGAGATGcaagaattgac gcggagGTTCATCAactggccgctgccacaggacgacaggaccggctagacgaggtgtatttggaggtggtgcatctggataggtcacggatctacgacgtcgggagtgccgggcagagtcaggctagtagggggtctatccgcagcacgggcagttctgcggtgtctcagcagctttatgagacacggatctccacgctggaggagcgattggcggcagagcaagcacaacgccaacagatggaggaccgcatggcggcagagcaagcacaacgccaacagatggaggagcgcatggcggcagagcaagcagcacgccaacagatgcaggaccgcatggctcaattggaggcgtttatgaggatgtataatgctcagccacctccagggcctgatgccgatgatgatgatgatgatgatgatgatgatgatgatgcttag